A genome region from Panicum virgatum strain AP13 chromosome 4K, P.virgatum_v5, whole genome shotgun sequence includes the following:
- the LOC120703263 gene encoding uncharacterized protein LOC120703263: MGRGRGRGRKQLTNGRTHEDKGSSGEEVAVPARKRRGRPQKRVAAEKIIEAEVKKLEEADDGDEDYVVGAGDGAKLKGSTVVGTNKRNRVPKEEEEGSNLDMEENSSSTRSSNDESTRSNGFRQSGSHRKGTPRRAAEAGL, encoded by the coding sequence ATGGGTAGGGGGAGGGGCAGAGGGAGGAAGCAGCTCACCAATGGCAGGACCCATGAGGACAAGGGGAGCAGCGGCGAGGAGGTCGCCGTGCCTGCAAGGAAGAGGAGGGGCCGGCCCCAAAAGCGCGTCGCCGCCGAGAAGATCATTGAGGCGGAGGTGAAGAAACTGGAGGAGGCTGATGACGGCGATGAGGACTATGTGGTGGGAGCAGGGGATGGTGCCAAGCTAAAGGGTTCAACAGTGGTTGGCACCAACAAGAGGAACAGGGTgcccaaggaagaagaagagggttCAAATCTTGACATGGAGGAGAACAGCTCCAGCACTCGGTCCAGCAATGATGAGTCGACCAGGTCCAATGGGTTCCGGCAATCTGGTAGCCACCGGAAGGGCAcgccacggcgggcggcggaggcggggctaTAG
- the LOC120703262 gene encoding beta-glucosidase 24-like, with product MPRLLLLLLLLPFFFAVSTAKPEKILSRSQFPNSFFFGTASSAYQYEGAVREGGRGPSIWDTYTHTNPEKIANGSNGDIAIDSYHRYQEDVKIMKDIGFNAYRFSISWTRILPNGKLSGGINMEGIKYYDNLINKLISEGVEPFVTLFHWDSPQALERQYGGFLSQHIVEDFRDYANICFREFGDRVKNWVTFNEPWSFSVGGYASGILAPGRCSSWKNSGCSIGDSGKEPYIVAHNQLLAHAAAVQVYRDKYQGKQKGKIGITLVSNWMIPYSNSKKDKDAAKRALEFMYGWFMDPLTKGDYPLSMKTLVGNRLPRLMKEQSKAINGSFDFIGLNYYTARYIQSTNYSNSVNKSYSTDSLTNQTVERHGTAIGPKAGSPWLYIYPKGIEELLLYTKKTYNNPTIYITENGVDEINNENLPLQEALVDSTRIEFYRQHLFHIQRSLKEGADVGGYFAWSLFDNFEWMDGYTVRFGINYIDYKDGLKRYPKHSSKWFQDFLHK from the exons ATGCCTCGGCTATTGCTtctgctcttgctcttgccattcttcttcgcGGTGTCAACCGCGAAGCCAGAAAAGATCCTCTCAAGGAGCCAGTTCCCCAATAGCTTCTTCTTCGGCACAGCGTCGTCGGCCTACCAG TATGAAGGGGCTGTAAGGGAGGGCGGCAGAGGGCCAAGCATCTGGGACACCTACACTCACACTAACCCAG AGAAGATAGCAAATGGAAGCAACGGAGACATAGCAATCGATTCCTACCATCGTTATCAG GAGGATGTCAAAATCATGAAGGATATAGGCTTTAATGCCTatagattttctatttcttgGACAAGAATTCTGCCTA ATGGAAAACTGAGTGGAGGGATCAACATGGAAGGAATAAAATACTATGACAACCTCATTAACAAGCTAATTTCAGAAG GAGTTGAACCATTTGTGACCCTTTTTCATTGGGATTCCCCACAAGCATTAGAACGGCAGTATGGTGGCTTCTTGAGCCAGCACATTGT GGAAGACTTCCGTGACTACGCCAACATATGCTTTAGGGAGTTTGGAGACAGGGTCAAGAACTGGGTAACATTCAATGAGCCTTGGAGTTTCAGTGTTGGTGGCTATGCCAGTGGTATATTAGCACCTGGCAGATGCTCCTCTTGGAAAAATTCAGGATGTAGCATTGGAGACTCTGGAAAGGAACCTTACATTGTAGCTCATAACCAACTTCTCGCTCACGCAGCAGCGGTTCAGGTGTACAGAGACAAATACCAG gggaaacaaaaaggaaaaataggaaTTACTCTAGTCAGTAATTGGAtgattccatactcaaattccAAGAAAGACAAGGACGCTGCCAAGCGTGCACTGGAATTTATGTATGGTTG GTTCATGGATCCTTTAACTAAGGGAGATTATCCACTCAGTATGAAAACATTAGTTGGTAATAGATTACCAAGATTAATGAAAGAACAGTCAAAGGCAATAAATGGATCGTTCGACTTCATCGGTCTCAACTACTATACAGCAAGGTACATTCAGAGTACCAACTACAGTAACAGTGTAAACAAAAGCTATAGTACTGATTCACTGACCAATCAAACAG TTGAAAGACATGGGACAGCTATTGGTCCAAAG GCTGGATCTCCTTGGCTCTACATCTATCCAAAAGGTATAGAAGAGCTCCTGCTATACACCAAGAAGACGTACAACAATCCTACAATCTACATCACAGAAAATG GTGTTGATGAAATTAACAATGAAAACCTACCACTTCAAGAAGCCCTGGTTGACAGTACCAGAATAGAATTCTACAGGCAACACCTATTCCACATTCAAAGATCCCTCAA GGAAGGAGCTGATGTAGGAGGATATTTTGCATGGTCGCTGTTTGACAATTTCGAGTGGATGGATGGTTATACTGTGAGATTTGGTATTAATTATATCGACTACAAGGATGGTTTGAAAAGATATCCAAAGCATTCCAGCAAATGGTTCCAGGATTTCCTtcataaataa
- the LOC120703261 gene encoding CDK5RAP3-like protein, whose translation MHDPSEIRNLPIDIAFGRLQEWLVDRKRVPQDWRKRLAGIRARIAAAFPALPRDLHPSLLGLEPEEIGYLEAKKIYGILLDSNTESRNIFGRLTGSAGEWESIVKAYEKDHVFLGEAAQIMVQNVNYDIPYQRKQMQKTQQQLAELDRREADIKRLAALSATRYVEACQELGLQGVNVREELIESAKTLPSTFSKILEVLNSDPVSKAIEHYTAFVRDCHSEDKGNCDSVLHNLKMLQESPPSLNVSVYNEVESSTGEALKSHESMEQIDSNVPAEDIDWDISVDANEIDWDIGAVEQPVEESGDGFGSYEIIDANIELAGSENYNVSVSDNPSFNKEGLASSESGICWDITADDSEESVHDNANIQNAPMLSEDRSRLLEKEYRNDILDDLLEVKSFLTQRLGEMRNGDTSSLQHQVQAVSPFVLQQYAPDSLGNMLVEVSSAISLLTNQKTLDLIMILNSKRFLDRLVSTLEEKKYHEVKLREGLGDLSVKRMELQNALSSSWPKQEAAITKTRELKKLCEATLSSVFDGRPVHIIGEINTLLSSSVSQLAG comes from the exons atgCACGACCCGTCGGAGATCCGCAACCTGCCCATCGACATCGCCTTCGGCCGCCTGCAGGAGTGGCTCGTCGACCGCAAGCGGGTGCCCCAGGACTGGCGGAAGCGCCTCGCCGGCATCCGTGCCCGGATCGCCGCGGCCTTCCCGGCCCTTCCGCGGGACCTGCACCCCTCGCTCCTCGGCCTCGAGCCCGAAG AAATCGGGTATCTTGAAGCGAAGAAGATATACGGCATCCTACTGGACTCCAACACGGAGAGCCGCAACATATTTGGCCGCCTGACGGGATCCGCG GGGGAATGGGAGTCCATCGTGAAAGCCTACGAGAAGGACCATGTCTTCCTTGGAGAGGCGGCACAGATCATGGTTCAGAATGTGAACTACGACAT TCCATACCAGAGAAAGCAGATGCAGAAGACTCAGCAGCAGCTTGCCGAGCTCGATCGAAGGGAGGCTGACATTAAGCGGCTCGCAGCTTTGTCAGCTACTAGATATGTAGAAGCTTGCCAGGAGCTCGGTTTGCAG GGAGTAAATGTGCGGGAAGAACTAATAGAGTCTGCAAAGACACTTCCATCTACATTTAGCAAAATCTTGGAAGTGCTGAACAGTGACCCTGTCTCAAAGGCCATTGAGCACTACACAGCTTTTGTTAGAGACTGCCATTCTGAGGACAAG GGAAATTGTGATTCTGTGCTGCACAATCTGAAAATGTTGCAGGAAAGTCCTCCTTCTCTCAATGTCTCAGTATATAATGAGGTCGAAAGTTCTACTGGGGAGGCATTGAAATCTCATGAATCCATGGAACAAATTGACTCCAATGTTCCTGCAGAGGATATTGATTGGGACATTTCTGTGGATGCCAATGAAATTGATTGGGATATTGGTGCTGTTGAACAGCCAGTTGAAGAATCTGGTGACGGTTTTGgatcatatgaaatcattgatgCTAACATAGAGCTAGCGGGTTCTGAAAATTATAATGTTAGTGTCTCGGACAACCCATCTTTTAACAAAGAGGGTCTTGCTTCTTCTGAGTCTGGGATTTGCTGGGACATCACTGCTGATGATTCTGAGGAAAGTGTGCATGATAATGCTAATATTCAGAATGCTCCGATGTTATCTGAAGATAGAAGTCGTTTGCTGGAGAAGGAATACAGGAATGATATTCTAGATGATTTACTTGAG GTAAAATCATTTTTGACTCAACGCTTAGGGGAGATGAGGAATGGTGATACATCATCTCTACAGCATCAAGTGCAAGCTGTCTCACCTTTTGTTCTCCAGCAGTATGCTCCTGATAGTTTGGGGAATATGCTTGTAGAGGTTTCTTCAGCAATCTCATTGCTCACAAACCAGAAGACTCTTGACCTTATAATGATCCTTAACTCTAAAAG GTTTCTAGACAGATTAGTTTCTACTTTAGAAGAGAAGAAGTATCATGAGGTAAAACTGCGGGAAGGTTTAGGTGATTTATCTGTTAAGCGCATGGAACTGCAGAATGCGCTGTCGTCATCATGGCCAAAGCAA GAGGCTGCAATTACAAAAACAAGAGAACTAAAGAAGCTGTGTGAGGCAACACTATCATCTGTTTTTGATGGCAGGCCGGTGCATATAATTGGAGAGATAAATACTTTACTGAGCTCAAGTGTTAGTCAATTAGCTGGATGA
- the LOC120703265 gene encoding thioredoxin-like protein Clot, whose protein sequence is MTVEKVDATVADFGAHFERLFASPEAAADGKVRLLLFLADREPGSSLTWCPDCNVAEPVIYERLEALPPGRDAVLLRAYVGDKPAWRDPAHPWRVDPRFALRVVPTLIRWEGGAAAARLGDDEAHLKDKVDALLGLGAGGN, encoded by the exons ATGACGGTGGAGAAGGTGGATGCGACGGTGGCCGACTTCGGCGCGCACTTCGAGCGCCTCTTCGCGTCCCCCGAGGCGGCCGCCGACGGCAAGGTGAGGCTGCTACTCTTCCTGGCGGACCGCGAGCCCGGCTCCTCCCTCACCTGGTGCCCCG ACTGCAACGTGGCGGAGCCGGTGATCTACGAGCGGCTGGAGGCCCTGCCGCCGGGCCGGGACGCGGTGCTCCTGCGCGCCTACGTCGGGGACAAGCCCGCGTGGCGCGACCCGGCGCACCCCTGGAGGGTGGACCCCAGGTTCGCGCTCCGGGTCGTCCCGACGCTGATCCGctgggagggcggcgccgccgccgcccgcctcgggGACGACGAGGCCCACCTCAAGGACAAGGTCGACGCACTCCTCGgactcggcgccggcggcaactGA